A genome region from Thermoanaerobacterium xylanolyticum LX-11 includes the following:
- a CDS encoding propanediol/glycerol family dehydratase medium subunit, whose protein sequence is MYVDEDLLEEITKRVIEEINKKHKTDDLPSYFIENGVAHKGKNIKEVVIGIGPAFGKHIKKTINGLDHKDVIKEIIAGIEEEGMVPRIVRVLKTSDVAFIGKEAALLSGSGIGIGLQSKGTTVIHQKDLYPLSNLELFPQAPLLNLELYREIGKNAARYAKGMMVKPILIQNDYMVRPKYQVKAAIMHIKETERILKNAQSIELAVDL, encoded by the coding sequence ATGTACGTGGATGAAGATTTATTAGAAGAAATAACTAAACGTGTTATAGAAGAAATAAATAAGAAACATAAAACTGATGACCTGCCTTCGTATTTTATCGAAAATGGAGTTGCTCATAAGGGTAAGAATATAAAGGAAGTCGTTATAGGTATTGGGCCTGCATTTGGAAAGCATATAAAAAAGACTATAAATGGACTTGATCATAAAGATGTAATAAAAGAAATAATTGCAGGTATCGAAGAAGAAGGTATGGTTCCTAGGATTGTAAGAGTTCTAAAGACATCTGATGTTGCGTTTATAGGTAAAGAAGCTGCTTTGTTGAGTGGGTCAGGAATAGGTATAGGCTTACAGTCAAAAGGTACGACAGTGATTCATCAAAAAGATCTATATCCTTTAAGCAATCTAGAGCTATTTCCACAAGCTCCACTGTTAAATTTAGAATTATACAGGGAAATAGGCAAAAATGCAGCAAGATATGCCAAAGGCATGATGGTAAAACCTATATTAATTCAAAATGATTACATGGTAAGGCCTAAATATCAGGTGAAAGCTGCAATAATGCATATAAAAGAGACAGAAAGAATATTGAAAAATGCTCAATCAATTGAATTGGCGGTAGATTTGTAA
- a CDS encoding diol dehydratase reactivase subunit alpha encodes MKLIAGVDIGNSTTEVCIAAIKDDNTLEFLSSSLTATTGVKGTVDNVTGVINGLTEALKKIDKNISDLSLIRINEAAPVVCGAAMETITETVITGSTMIGHNPSTPGGVGLGVGEIIHIKDLPDAAKKKSYIVVIPKEIGYEEASRIINMSFENDIDVKAAIVQNDEAVLINNRLKKTIPIVDEVRQIEKIPLGVVAAVEVAPEGKSISTLSNPYGIATIFDLTPEETKYVIPISKSLIGKKSAVVIKTPKGQVKERIIPAGNLLIIGSTMSSKVSVDSGAEAIMESVEEVGTIDDVEGEKNTNVGNMIKNLKSKMSSITGQKIDKVKIKDIFAVDTTVPVKVEGGLAGETSMEKAVVLAAMVKTNALPMIEIAEKLQRELGVFVKIAGVEAVMAALGALTTPGTKLPLAILDIGGGSTDAAVIDEKGIVKSIHMAGAGELVTMLIDSELGLNDRYLSEEIKKNPIGKVESLFHIRMENREIKFFAKPLNPRFYGRIVILKENDMIPIFKEDLTMEKIIYVRRQAKYKVFVKNAFRALTKIAPGNNLRQIPNVVLVGGSALDFEIPEMILTELSNYKIIAGRGNIRKVEGPRNAVATGLVMSYLG; translated from the coding sequence ATGAAACTCATAGCAGGTGTTGATATTGGCAATTCTACAACAGAGGTATGTATAGCCGCTATTAAAGATGACAATACATTAGAATTTTTAAGCAGTTCCTTGACAGCAACGACAGGTGTAAAAGGCACTGTAGACAATGTGACAGGGGTTATTAATGGATTGACTGAGGCTTTAAAAAAAATTGATAAAAATATCAGTGATTTAAGCCTTATTAGAATAAATGAAGCTGCTCCAGTTGTCTGTGGTGCTGCTATGGAGACAATAACGGAAACTGTTATCACAGGCTCCACTATGATAGGTCATAATCCATCCACACCGGGAGGTGTCGGACTTGGAGTAGGAGAGATAATACATATAAAGGATTTACCTGATGCTGCGAAAAAAAAAAGTTACATTGTGGTGATACCTAAGGAAATTGGATATGAAGAAGCTTCAAGAATCATAAACATGTCATTTGAAAACGATATTGATGTAAAAGCTGCTATAGTTCAAAATGATGAAGCAGTTTTAATCAACAACAGACTAAAAAAGACTATACCAATTGTGGACGAAGTAAGACAGATAGAGAAGATTCCATTAGGAGTTGTAGCGGCTGTAGAGGTAGCACCGGAAGGCAAGTCCATAAGCACGCTATCAAATCCTTATGGTATCGCAACAATATTTGATCTTACTCCAGAAGAGACAAAGTACGTCATACCGATTTCGAAAAGTTTGATTGGGAAAAAGTCGGCAGTGGTTATAAAAACGCCAAAAGGACAAGTAAAAGAGAGGATAATTCCGGCGGGAAACCTCTTAATCATTGGTTCAACAATGTCATCAAAAGTAAGTGTTGATTCTGGAGCTGAAGCTATAATGGAATCAGTTGAGGAAGTTGGAACAATTGATGATGTAGAAGGCGAAAAAAATACAAATGTTGGAAACATGATAAAAAATCTAAAAAGCAAAATGTCAAGTATTACCGGTCAAAAAATAGACAAGGTAAAGATTAAAGACATTTTTGCGGTTGACACAACCGTTCCTGTTAAAGTAGAAGGTGGGCTTGCTGGTGAGACTTCAATGGAGAAAGCAGTTGTATTGGCAGCTATGGTAAAGACGAATGCGCTTCCTATGATAGAGATTGCAGAAAAGCTCCAAAGAGAATTGGGTGTATTTGTAAAAATAGCTGGAGTGGAAGCTGTGATGGCTGCATTAGGTGCATTGACAACGCCAGGTACAAAGTTACCACTTGCAATACTGGATATTGGTGGAGGCTCTACAGATGCAGCTGTGATTGATGAAAAAGGCATTGTAAAATCTATACACATGGCAGGTGCTGGAGAATTAGTCACAATGCTTATTGATTCAGAATTAGGATTAAATGATAGATATTTGTCAGAAGAAATAAAAAAGAACCCGATTGGAAAAGTTGAAAGTTTATTTCACATAAGAATGGAAAATAGGGAGATAAAGTTTTTTGCTAAACCCTTAAATCCTCGATTTTACGGAAGAATCGTGATTTTAAAAGAAAATGATATGATTCCTATATTTAAAGAAGATTTGACTATGGAAAAGATTATTTACGTACGAAGGCAAGCAAAATATAAAGTCTTTGTAAAAAATGCTTTCAGAGCTTTAACAAAAATTGCTCCGGGAAATAATTTAAGGCAAATACCAAATGTCGTATTAGTTGGAGGTTCTGCTTTGGATTTTGAAATTCCGGAGATGATTTTGACTGAGCTATCAAACTATAAAATCATAGCAGGTAGGGGAAATATAAGAAAAGTCGAAGGTCCAAGAAACGCTGTAGCAACAGGTCTCGTGATGTCTTATTTAGGGTGA
- a CDS encoding class II aldolase/adducin family protein: protein MYSEYEVKKQICEIGKRIYMNGFVAANDGNITVRIGENEIITTPTGVSKGFMTPDMLLNINLNGEVLKSSGDYKPSTEIKMHLRVYRERPDVKSVIHAHPPFGTGFAIVGIPLTKPIMPEAVISLGCVPIAEYGTPSTEELPDAVSKYLQNYDALLLENHGALTYGPDLISAYYKMESLEFYAKLTFISTLLGGPKELSDSQVEKLYEIRRKFGLKGRHPGDLCSTLGCSTNSSKSNDDGDISELVNVITKKVLEQLKYN, encoded by the coding sequence GTGTATTCTGAATATGAGGTAAAAAAACAGATTTGCGAAATAGGAAAAAGGATTTACATGAATGGATTTGTGGCAGCGAATGATGGAAATATCACTGTAAGAATCGGTGAAAATGAAATAATTACAACACCGACCGGTGTAAGTAAAGGTTTCATGACTCCAGACATGCTATTGAATATTAATTTAAACGGCGAAGTATTAAAATCATCAGGAGATTATAAACCGTCTACAGAAATAAAAATGCATCTTAGAGTTTACAGAGAAAGACCGGATGTTAAGTCGGTTATACATGCACATCCGCCGTTTGGCACAGGGTTTGCGATTGTCGGCATTCCACTTACAAAGCCGATAATGCCTGAAGCTGTCATATCTTTAGGGTGCGTGCCGATAGCTGAGTATGGAACACCATCCACTGAAGAGTTGCCAGATGCAGTTTCTAAATATTTACAAAATTACGATGCGCTGCTTTTAGAAAATCACGGTGCGTTGACGTACGGTCCTGACTTGATCAGTGCATATTACAAGATGGAATCACTTGAATTTTACGCAAAGTTGACATTTATTTCTACACTTCTAGGTGGTCCAAAAGAGTTATCAGATAGCCAAGTAGAAAAGCTTTATGAGATCAGAAGAAAGTTTGGTCTAAAAGGAAGACATCCAGGCGATTTGTGTAGCACATTGGGATGCAGCACAAATTCTTCAAAATCGAATGATGACGGTGACATTTCTGAACTTGTGAATGTTATTACTAAGAAAGTATTAGAACAATTGAAATACAATTAA
- a CDS encoding propanediol/glycerol family dehydratase large subunit: MKHSKRFEVLSKRPVNQDGFINEWPEKGFIAISSPNDPKPSIKIENDKIVEMDGKRREDFDFIDIFIADHTINIRQAEKSMKMNSLDIARMLVDINVERKTIIKIVSGLTPAKIMEVVNHLNVVEMMMAMQKMRARKIPANQAHITNLKDNPVQIAADAAECALRGFREEETTVGVTKYAPFNAIALLIGSQALKRGVLTQCAVEEATELELGMRGFTTYAETISVYGTESVFIDGDDTPYSKAFLASAYASRGLKMRFTSGTGSEVLMGNAEGKSMLYLEIRCIMVTKGAGVQGLQNGAISCIGITSSVPSGIRAVLAENLIASMLDLEVASGNDQTFTHSDIRRTARTMMQFLPGTDFIFSGYSGTPNYDNMFAGSNFDAEDFDDYNVLQRDLMVDGGLKPVKEEDVIAVRRKAAKALQDVFRELNLGVVTDEEVEAAAYAHGSKDMPERDVLSDLESIDEMMKRGITGIDIVKALYRSGHEDIAGNILNMLKQRISGDYLQTSAILDEDFNVISAINCPNDYLGPGTGYRIDKDRWEEIKNIPYTINPDNL, encoded by the coding sequence ATGAAACATTCTAAGCGATTTGAGGTTCTCAGCAAAAGACCTGTTAATCAGGATGGATTTATAAATGAATGGCCAGAGAAAGGCTTTATAGCAATATCTAGTCCCAATGATCCTAAGCCATCAATAAAGATTGAAAATGATAAGATAGTAGAGATGGATGGAAAAAGAAGAGAGGATTTTGACTTTATAGATATATTTATAGCTGATCACACTATTAACATAAGACAAGCTGAAAAATCAATGAAAATGAATTCACTTGATATAGCCAGAATGCTTGTTGATATAAATGTAGAAAGGAAGACCATCATAAAGATTGTGTCAGGGCTCACACCCGCTAAAATAATGGAAGTCGTAAATCATCTTAATGTCGTGGAAATGATGATGGCTATGCAGAAAATGCGAGCAAGAAAAATACCAGCTAATCAAGCACATATCACAAATCTTAAAGATAATCCTGTACAGATTGCAGCAGATGCTGCCGAATGTGCCTTAAGAGGCTTTAGGGAAGAAGAGACCACCGTCGGAGTCACAAAATATGCTCCTTTTAACGCAATAGCATTATTGATAGGATCTCAAGCATTAAAAAGAGGTGTGCTTACTCAGTGTGCTGTTGAAGAGGCGACGGAGCTTGAATTAGGCATGAGAGGATTTACTACGTACGCTGAGACTATATCTGTTTATGGTACTGAAAGTGTTTTTATAGATGGTGACGATACACCTTACTCGAAAGCTTTTCTCGCTTCTGCTTATGCGTCAAGAGGATTGAAAATGAGGTTTACATCTGGAACAGGTTCAGAAGTTCTTATGGGAAATGCAGAAGGTAAGTCAATGCTGTACCTGGAAATTAGATGTATCATGGTTACAAAGGGTGCAGGAGTACAGGGGCTTCAAAACGGTGCAATAAGCTGTATAGGCATAACCAGTTCAGTTCCTTCAGGTATAAGAGCAGTGCTGGCTGAAAACCTTATAGCATCTATGCTTGATTTAGAGGTAGCATCGGGTAATGATCAGACTTTTACACATTCAGACATAAGAAGGACAGCAAGGACTATGATGCAGTTTTTACCCGGTACGGACTTCATATTTTCAGGATACAGTGGAACACCTAATTACGACAACATGTTTGCTGGTTCTAATTTTGATGCAGAAGACTTTGACGATTACAACGTACTGCAAAGAGATTTGATGGTGGATGGAGGCTTAAAGCCTGTAAAAGAAGAGGATGTAATAGCAGTCAGGAGAAAAGCTGCTAAAGCTTTGCAAGACGTTTTTAGAGAGTTAAATCTTGGAGTAGTTACAGATGAAGAAGTAGAAGCAGCAGCATATGCCCATGGCAGTAAGGATATGCCTGAAAGAGATGTTTTGTCTGACCTTGAATCAATCGATGAAATGATGAAAAGAGGGATTACAGGCATTGACATTGTGAAAGCTTTATATAGATCTGGACATGAGGATATAGCAGGAAATATTTTAAATATGTTAAAACAGCGCATATCTGGAGACTATCTGCAGACATCAGCTATTCTTGACGAGGATTTTAATGTTATAAGCGCCATAAATTGTCCCAATGATTACTTAGGACCTGGGACAGGATATAGGATTGACAAAGATAGATGGGAAGAGATAAAGAATATTCCTTACACCATTAATCCTGACAATTTGTAA
- a CDS encoding glycerol dehydratase reactivase beta/small subunit family protein: protein MEFIIPQIVIFSNTENRDLINEVIAGIEEEGALYRLAANECTDVVKMAYDAAKASVLGVGIGIQGDLICLHSKNLEMMEPLILSKKDKNFSPKLIGCNAARYVKGLPLKYID from the coding sequence ATGGAATTTATAATACCTCAAATTGTGATTTTTTCGAATACAGAAAACAGGGACTTAATAAATGAAGTTATAGCTGGCATCGAAGAAGAAGGTGCGTTATATAGATTAGCTGCCAATGAGTGCACTGATGTTGTGAAAATGGCTTATGATGCGGCAAAAGCATCTGTATTAGGTGTTGGAATAGGTATACAGGGAGATCTAATATGTCTACATTCTAAAAATTTAGAGATGATGGAACCTTTGATTCTTTCAAAAAAAGATAAAAATTTTAGCCCTAAGCTTATTGGATGCAATGCTGCAAGATATGTAAAAGGATTGCCGCTTAAATACATAGATTAG
- a CDS encoding nucleotidyltransferase domain-containing protein has product MNINDEQVNVIKNFLINKVKPYVIYLFGSAVNGIFRSDSDIDIAYLS; this is encoded by the coding sequence ATGAATATTAACGACGAACAAGTCAATGTAATAAAGAATTTTCTTATAAATAAAGTAAAGCCGTATGTAATATATCTGTTTGGTTCGGCTGTAAATGGCATCTTTAGAAGCGATAGTGATATTGATATCGCATATTTAAGTTGA
- a CDS encoding diol dehydratase small subunit has product MDEYPLSKSDFDKLVTKTGKHLNEINIENVMMGNVKPDDIKISKEVLLMQGKIAEKYGRHQMKENFTRASELTDVPDEKILEIYESLRPFRSTKEELINLAYELRDKYNAINCANLILEAAEVYEKRNILRT; this is encoded by the coding sequence ATGGACGAATATCCGTTGTCAAAAAGTGATTTTGATAAATTGGTGACAAAAACAGGTAAACATTTAAATGAAATAAATATTGAAAATGTAATGATGGGAAACGTAAAACCTGACGATATTAAGATTTCAAAAGAAGTACTTCTAATGCAAGGGAAAATTGCAGAAAAATACGGCAGACACCAGATGAAAGAGAATTTTACAAGGGCATCGGAGCTTACAGATGTTCCAGATGAAAAGATTCTGGAAATATATGAGAGCTTAAGGCCGTTTAGATCAACAAAGGAAGAGCTTATAAATCTTGCCTATGAATTAAGAGATAAATATAATGCCATTAACTGTGCTAACTTGATACTTGAGGCCGCGGAAGTATATGAAAAAAGAAACATTTTGAGAACTTAA
- a CDS encoding DeoR/GlpR family DNA-binding transcription regulator, translating into MLAIERRKRIMRLIQENQSVLVPELSKLFNVTEETIRRDLEKLEAEGLLKRTYGGAVINENSSADIPLNIREITNIESKQAISMKVAEYIEDGDTLLLDSSSTVLQVAKQIKFKKKLTVITNSEKIILELANAKDCKVISTGGVLKQNSMSLIGNFAEDMIKNFCVDKAIISSKGFDMTNGITESNEMEAEIKKAMANSAEKVFLLLDHNKFDKSSFVKMFDLDKIDYLFTDRKLSLEWEEFLKKHNIDLIYC; encoded by the coding sequence ATGCTTGCAATAGAACGAAGGAAGAGGATAATGAGGCTTATACAGGAAAACCAAAGCGTTTTAGTGCCGGAGCTGAGTAAGCTGTTTAATGTGACAGAGGAGACAATAAGGAGGGACTTGGAGAAACTTGAAGCAGAAGGACTTTTAAAGAGGACTTATGGTGGAGCGGTTATAAATGAAAATTCAAGTGCGGATATTCCCCTAAATATAAGGGAAATAACGAATATAGAAAGCAAACAGGCCATAAGTATGAAAGTTGCTGAATACATTGAAGATGGTGACACTCTCTTGCTTGATTCAAGCTCTACAGTTCTTCAGGTAGCAAAGCAGATAAAATTTAAGAAAAAGCTTACTGTCATAACAAATTCGGAAAAGATAATATTAGAGTTGGCAAATGCGAAAGACTGCAAAGTAATCTCAACAGGAGGAGTATTAAAACAGAATTCCATGTCGTTGATCGGAAATTTTGCGGAAGATATGATAAAAAATTTCTGTGTAGATAAAGCCATAATATCATCAAAAGGATTTGATATGACAAATGGTATTACGGAGTCGAACGAAATGGAAGCTGAAATAAAAAAAGCCATGGCCAACTCGGCAGAAAAGGTATTTTTGCTTCTTGATCACAACAAATTTGACAAGTCATCGTTTGTCAAGATGTTTGACTTAGATAAAATTGATTATCTATTTACCGATAGAAAGCTGTCTTTAGAATGGGAAGAATTCTTGAAAAAACACAATATTGATTTAATCTATTGTTAG
- the larA gene encoding nickel-dependent lactate racemase produces the protein MGYKDVSLKYGKGAVDIRIDENMCTVLYPEDLPGVEDPMAEVLRSLVNPIGKAPLSDLVKGKKDVVILASDITRPSPSHILIPPIIDELNKAGISDDSIKIVFGLGYHRKHTDDEKRTLVGEAVFNRIKCIDHDINDCVYVGTTKRGTPVEIFREVYNADFIIATGNLELHYKAGYSGGHKALLPGVCSKNTIEKNHVLMFSEGAMPGKIDGNPMREDIEEGGKLAGVDFIVNAVLNSHKEIVKVVSGDPVKAHREGAKYIDKMYKRVIPEKADIVVASCGGYPKDINLYQAQKGLDNAQYSVKDGGTIILVAECREGLGEKLFSDWMVNSSSVDEPLKWIKEEFRLGAHKAAVICEVLKRADIYLISSFDRSFTEKIFFKYAKTPQDALDEAIKKYHDPKVLVLPYANSTLPYVEN, from the coding sequence ATGGGATATAAGGATGTTTCATTAAAATACGGGAAAGGTGCGGTAGACATAAGAATAGATGAAAATATGTGTACAGTGCTTTATCCTGAGGATTTGCCTGGCGTTGAAGACCCTATGGCGGAAGTATTAAGATCGCTTGTAAACCCGATTGGTAAAGCGCCTTTATCGGATTTGGTTAAAGGCAAGAAAGATGTCGTCATACTTGCCAGTGATATAACACGACCATCTCCATCTCACATTTTGATACCGCCTATAATTGATGAATTAAACAAGGCAGGCATAAGCGATGACAGCATAAAAATCGTTTTTGGGCTTGGATACCACAGGAAACATACAGATGATGAAAAGAGGACACTTGTTGGTGAAGCAGTGTTTAATAGGATAAAGTGCATCGACCATGATATAAATGACTGCGTGTACGTTGGCACTACAAAAAGAGGTACGCCTGTAGAAATCTTTCGTGAAGTGTACAATGCAGATTTCATCATAGCTACAGGCAACTTAGAGCTTCACTATAAAGCAGGGTACAGCGGCGGACATAAAGCGCTGCTTCCAGGTGTTTGCAGCAAAAATACAATAGAAAAAAACCACGTCCTCATGTTTTCAGAAGGAGCGATGCCAGGCAAAATTGATGGAAATCCAATGAGAGAGGATATCGAAGAAGGAGGCAAGCTGGCAGGTGTAGATTTCATAGTCAATGCAGTCTTAAATAGCCACAAGGAGATAGTGAAAGTGGTATCAGGGGATCCCGTAAAAGCTCACAGAGAAGGCGCTAAATACATCGATAAGATGTACAAAAGAGTTATACCAGAAAAAGCCGATATTGTCGTAGCATCTTGCGGAGGATACCCAAAAGACATTAACCTTTATCAAGCTCAAAAAGGGCTTGACAACGCCCAATATTCTGTAAAAGACGGCGGTACTATAATATTAGTGGCGGAATGCAGAGAAGGGCTTGGAGAGAAGCTTTTTTCAGACTGGATGGTAAACTCATCATCTGTAGATGAGCCATTGAAATGGATAAAAGAAGAATTTAGGCTTGGAGCACATAAAGCCGCTGTAATCTGCGAAGTATTAAAAAGGGCTGATATCTACCTCATATCATCTTTTGACCGCAGTTTCACTGAAAAGATATTCTTTAAATACGCAAAGACTCCGCAGGATGCACTTGATGAAGCTATTAAAAAATATCACGATCCCAAGGTACTTGTTCTTCCATACGCAAATTCTACGTTGCCATATGTGGAGAATTGA
- a CDS encoding Rpn family recombination-promoting nuclease/putative transposase translates to MAQKYDITMKNIFSDMADDIMSYFLGLQYTKIDELNIEFARVERRDSDMIFKCTTDKGNVAVHIEFQSENDEKMPYRMLRYSLEIMEKHNLLPYQIVVYIGKDNVKMKNSLNYNFGEQNTLNYKYRIINVSDIKYTDVVGTDYYDLYSLLPLMDQNRRKEEGEKYLERCVEAIKDIPLDINKKKDIVFKAEILSGIIYKKEVIERVFSEVIRMFRIEESETYKMIIEKGMQKGIEKGIEKGIEKGIEKGAQQEKISIARKLLKEGMDVDKVADITELSKDEVKKLIQH, encoded by the coding sequence ATGGCGCAAAAATACGATATAACGATGAAAAATATTTTTTCTGATATGGCAGATGACATAATGAGTTATTTTTTAGGACTACAATACACAAAGATTGATGAACTTAATATAGAATTTGCAAGAGTAGAACGAAGAGACAGCGACATGATATTCAAATGTACCACAGACAAAGGAAATGTCGCTGTACACATAGAATTTCAATCAGAAAATGACGAAAAGATGCCTTACAGGATGCTGAGATATTCCCTGGAGATAATGGAAAAGCATAATCTCTTACCATATCAGATAGTCGTTTATATAGGCAAAGACAATGTAAAAATGAAAAATAGCTTAAATTATAACTTTGGAGAACAAAATACATTAAACTATAAATACAGGATAATAAATGTCAGTGACATAAAATATACTGATGTTGTAGGAACAGACTATTATGACTTGTATTCGCTTCTACCATTGATGGATCAAAATAGAAGGAAAGAAGAAGGAGAAAAATATCTAGAAAGATGTGTTGAAGCTATAAAAGATATTCCATTAGACATAAACAAAAAGAAAGACATAGTTTTTAAGGCAGAAATATTATCGGGCATAATTTATAAAAAAGAAGTTATTGAGAGAGTTTTTTCGGAGGTGATAAGGATGTTTAGGATTGAAGAATCTGAAACGTACAAAATGATAATCGAAAAAGGTATGCAAAAAGGTATTGAGAAGGGAATCGAAAAAGGTATAGAAAAAGGTATAGAAAAAGGGGCACAACAAGAAAAAATTTCAATAGCAAGAAAATTATTAAAGGAAGGTATGGACGTTGATAAAGTAGCAGACATCACTGAGCTTAGCAAAGATGAGGTAAAAAAATTAATTCAGCATTAA